Proteins from a genomic interval of Numenius arquata chromosome 18, bNumArq3.hap1.1, whole genome shotgun sequence:
- the XAF1 gene encoding XIAP-associated factor 1, translating to MAEESKFCKNCKRDVSAANFSLHETHCLRFLTLCPECDEPVAQKGMKNHQTEAHKQIRCNLCHQSMQQYQLEHHETKECHERAMKCKICELEMPFKKLQEHLNTCASRTERCWECNKYIMYKDLNKHKEICQNSSLSCPEDVNFQSSEASTNATFICPTGTGGNFCQKCNKSFPDDQYSQHLNKCSAAHKLMEVLGGQSTSELSSDPPQSSSSLAPSSRSENATAWRDVRPKGKEKDQPLTSKNLLKPAKKKSGFPSPTKGRLSTSPQDFKETQSFDMLVTCAHCNILLPLPTLRKHEIKCLRLTSLKNVRMKRKSSRGEKEDSF from the exons atggcaGAAGAGAGCAAGTTCTGCAAAAATTG TAAACGAGATGTGTCTGCTGCCAATTTCTCGCTCCATGAGACCCACTGCTTGCGGTTTCTCACTCTTTGTCCAGAATGTGATGAACCAGTTGCCCAAAAGGGTATGAAAAACCATCAAACAGAAGCACACAAGCAG ATCAGATGTAATCTTTGTCACCAAAGCATGCAGCAATACCAGTTGGAGCATCATGAG ACCAAGGAATGCCACGAACGAGCGATGAAATGCAAGATCTGTGAGCTTGAAATGCCCTTCAAGAAGCTGCAAGAACACCTGAACACCTGTGCCAGCCGAACAGAGCGGTGTTGGGAGTGTAACAAATACATCATGTACAAAGACCTGAACAAACACAAAGAGATTTGTCAGAACAGCAGTCTGTCCTGTCCTGAGGATGTGAACTTTCAATCCAGTGAAGCATCCACTAATGCAACATTTATTTGCCCCACTG gtACTGGTGGCAATTTTTGTCAGAAGTGCAATAAGTCGTTCCCAGATGACCAGTACTCCCAACATCTG AATAAATGCAGTGCAGCCCATAAGCTGATGGAAGTTCTTGGTGGCCAGTCAACTTCAGAACTCAGCAGTGATCCACCACAGTCTTCTTCCTCCCTGGCTCCCTCTTCCCGCTCCGAGAATGCAACAGCATGGAGAGATGTCCGtcccaaagggaaagaaaaggaccaGCCACTTACCTCCAAAAACTTGCTTAAACCTGCAAAGAAAAAGAGTGGCTTTCCCTCTCCTACAAAAGGCAGACTTTCCACATCACCTCAAGATTTTAAAGAGACACAGTCTTTTGACATGCTGGTGACCTGTGCCCATTGCAACATTCTTCTGCCGCTtccaacccttcggaaacatgaG ATCAAATGTCTACGTTTGACATCTTTGAAAAATGTTAGGATGAAACGAAAATCAAGCCGTGGAGAAAAAG aagacTCTTTCTAA